The following nucleotide sequence is from Zingiber officinale cultivar Zhangliang chromosome 10A, Zo_v1.1, whole genome shotgun sequence.
tgcaatcgtccgattggggagattgttggtgtaatttccctctagtcaaggtttgaccaatttgatgtgaagaagagttaagtaggtcaaggttaaccggttACTTGActcggaaagtcctaactggagtttaggcaaagGCAAGTCCAATAAAAAGGTTGGCagaaaggaaaatccaagtgggtcagtgttgatcggacacttggtggtgaaaatcccggtgagtgaagtcgggcaggtgagaaaattttggtgagtgaagctaggcgaaagtcttggtgagtgaagtcaagcagatggaaagtcatggtgaggaAAGTTAGATAGATGgaaagccctagtaagtgaagttaagCAGATGGaaagatctggtgagtgaagccagacacgtggaaatccaggtgggtcaaggttgatcggacacctggtgttaggaagtttaagtaggtcaaaggagtgatcggatacttgacacaaggaaatctagatgggtcaagggtgatcggatatctggtggaaggaagtccaagtgggtcatggaggatcagacacttggtaTTAGACGgtaagtcaagtgggtcaaggttgatcggttacttggcacgaggagaaaagtccaagtgggtcaaaggattgatcggactgttggtgaagaagtcccaacaagtTAAGGTTAACCAGATGTTAGGCATGAGgaattccaacaggtcacggttgattgGATGTTGAATTTGGGAATCCTTGAGCTTGAGTTGAGCAAGTCaagggaggtcaatcgatcagccgatcgattgaaccgaagcccaatcgatcaactgattgattggaaGAGTGGTGCAATAAACAGTAGCTCAATCGATCgcttgatcgattgagaccctgaatcacgagcacagaagcatccccaatcgatcagccgatcgattgagcactgccaatcgattggttgatcgattgggggtgGAATTCTCGCGCGACGCGAGAAAGGTTGAATCGATCGTGTGATCGATTTAGGTCTTTTCTAGCGGAACAcaaaggcgctctgaatcgatcaagcgATCGATTTAAGCTTCCCCATCGATTATGATTGTTGTGAAGGAAGCACACAGTAAAAAGTTGTGGTGAGCTTTCTTCCTCAGCGATTTCTCCACTTCCTCTTCTCACGATTCTCTCAGGTGTTCTCGTTAGTTCTTGAAGCTTTTTGGAGCAAAGTGTTACTGTACTTCCAAGGTTaagaggcgttccacacaagaagaagaagctagctagggtttcatttgtgtaaatcttgtaagattttttttgtattcgcttcttttcttcttgttgtattgagggATTGTATAACGCTTCTTcgtcttcggtagttaccgaagagtgtttttcatagtggagagcatGTCgagtgtggatctttggattagtcacctcttcttgaggtggatactaagaaAATCTTTGTATTAgcattgtgagtcttgtttcaagTTTATTCCGCTACAAATTGACAACACTGAAGCAAGTCCACGAAGCGCGACGAGTTATTTAccctccctctagctacaaatcgaccctaatagACTTGTCCTTGCCTAactttcagttaggacttttcaatcAAGTATCACGTCAACTTTGatttacttgactcttcttcttttcacaaaattggtcaaaccttgaccaatggggaattgcaccaataatctcctcatAGGGACAATTGTACttgcaatcttcatatattgtcaaacatcaagactgaagcttgagccaattcaaaTTTAGTCAAACTAGTTAactttgacctaggaaaattacaCCAACAGAGATTACAGATGTGGAAAACACATTTCATAGTGTTAGAAGTTCTAATATGAGCAATTTAAGTAATGTGTTGAATACGAGAGATTGTCAACATAAGTAAAACACTTTATTCTTAACAGATTAAGGTAGCTAAAATAAGGATGGGAATTTTGTCAACAAAGCTGTCATACTTCATATAGTGAAGTTAGGTATTAGAAGTTACAAAAGTGTGGTATTAGAAGTTACAAAAGTGTTCCTCAAAATTCTTAATTCTGTTTGAGAGCCTAACTTTAGATAACAGCTAATATATAAAAGAGTGAGATGAGATAAGTTCTTGTTAACAATAGTGAGTTCAAGAAGAAAAactgtaaatattttttttattagctgTGAAATGTACACTATCATGATTATTCTAAACACAAAATCATTGCAAGTTAAGAAACTACAATGTTTTATAGATTTGATCGAACAAGATAAAAGCTTTTAAGAAAGTAAATAGAAATGTGGACTTTGATGGACATTTGGGGGGTATAGGGAACGAATAATTtggataatttatttatatactaTACGAGTAAAAAGGACAATGTACAAATGGAGTTTAAAATGGTGAGCATCCATTTATCAGAGTAAGAAAGATTTTCATAGAGAAAGTCatggtttcaatattgaacttTGAGAAGGAAGGTGCATTAGCTGTTTTGAAGAATCAATTTAATTTTACAAATGTAAAATCAACACTGTGATGCAGGAGTTCaattgaaattttatttaatcaaGACATGACCTTACACAGCTCAAATGGTAAGTGAAATCAATGTATTGATCTGAACTTGTTGTATTGGTCATGTAATACCAATACCTAGGATGAATGCTTGATGTTATATATTTACTATCAGTATTGAATTCACTTTGTTTGTCATTATAAGTAAGTAAATTCACCTGTCtatttctgaattttttttcttctttttttcttactTTCTCGGATTTGAAAGATAGAGTTGCCACCAAATGAAGTTGCTTGTTATTCTTTGAAATGAAAAtttggtcatggaaaaattagGATGCATAATTGAAGGCAGTTTTCTACAATTCTTTCAAGCAAATACATATTAATATTTCTTATTGCTTTATTTTTAAGAAATGCATATCAGAATTGAAGGATAGGGTTGCCAATGGAGGTGATCCCTCAAAGCTTCATGAATCCCCTATTGAAGAAGTTGCTCCAGAAATCGAACAAGGTATGACATAATTGTGATAATTGCATGAAGTTGAAGGGATATTTTAATACCTCTGCAAATTTTGGCATGTTAGTTCATTGTTATGAACTGGGTTTATCTGAAATAACACCTCGCTTAAGCGATAAGAATGTCAACTATCAGAAGCTTTCTGTATGCATCTTCCAGTAACCCTCTCCTAAGTAAGTTTTGCTGCTGTAGATGATCCAACTGCTGAAGAACCAGTTGCAGATGCAGTAGATCCACCATTCGATTCCAATGAAGCAGACCACATGCAGGAGGATGAAATTTTTAATGAGATTTATCACAAAGCTACTGAAGTAAGTCATTGTATTTTCTCTTCCTGCAATAAAGTCATCTAGTCATTCATTTATCTGCATTAAGGTGCTGTAGTATGTTTGAAGTTAGCCTCTAGATATGACATCTGCATCACTGTTTTATCTTGTATTTCTTAACCCATCGCCAACCACAACAAAAAAAGTCAGATTAAGCAATGCAGAACtctacttttttatttttataaaaaaagtcGGATTAAGCAATGCAGTTCATCATGTCTGATCCAAAAACAGGATCCATTCTGTATGTCAATTTCATCCTTCATCCAGCATTTGTACTCCTAGTTGTGAATTACTTGCAGCTAGTAGTGATATGTTTTTGATCTCAAGCTCGCATGATAAATCACAAATGTTCATGATACCATGAATGTTTTCTGATTTAGGTGAATGTGCTGGAGAGTAGATCTATCTTCCAAGGAATTAGTACAAATTTTGGATGTATGAATACAAAAAGTTTCTGGGAATTGGTTTACTTCCATGATATTTTAAATTTGTCCAAGTGTCTAGTTTAGTAATCTACTAAAAGTACACCTCAATGCAGGAGCCTCATCATCCTTTAGCAATCCTGGTTGCTActcgaacacatgaatcaacacCAGAAGAACACGTTTCAGGCATTGGTGCTGCTGTTCCTAGCAAAGTTCAGATTTCAGAAGAACAAAGGGCAAGGATGGAAGCCAACCGCCTGAAAGCACTAGAAAGGGCTGCAGCTCGTGCTCGTTCAGAGTCACAAATCGATGGTTCACATGGAGAGCAGTGAGCAGAATTAGGGTTTCATCTGTGTGTAGCAGTGGAGATGGAGGATGGCACATATGCCTTCATTGTCTAAACCAAAACAagatgcataattaaactaaatcaaaacaAGATACAATAGACGTGCATTTAAATCGTATACAACAACGATATTGAAGGTGCATGTATCTGTTGCAAAGGCTCTGCTTCTATACCATTCTACCTTCTCATTTCCCTCCCTTTCTTTTGtcttcaaggaaaaaaaaaatcatgttttgctgaagaaaaaggaagaaaccCTAAGCCTGGCGTTTGGTTTGTGATGTATGTAAATTTGTAAGTGTATGAAAGTGTCATTaagtaataaaaaattaaattacaaggATTGTGAATCAAGTATCAGTTAGAATAGTAAAATAGGTTATTTAGACAATTTCGGGTTCTTGAAATTAAGAACAAACCAAGAAGAATGAGAGAGAATTGAAAGAGGTTTAAGAGAGAGGCAGAGAAGAGAGTTGAGTCAGGGAAGTAGTTCTATAACTTTGGTTTACCCAAATAATCGTAAATATTTaatatatgtttaattttctATCCTCAATGGGTCTCAATGGGTATTTATGTAGATAAACCATTCTATGATATTTGATATGATTTTTTAGTATTATAATGATGTATTAATCCTAATTATTGTTTACTTTCGGAAGGATCATAACTAGTGATCAAAACCTAAGGGGATCATATCATAAGATCTCTCGATCTTTAATTAACCACTTGTCCTACTACGTGATAATGAATTATGTTTGATCCATTAAGCTCCATGACAACTTAGGATTTTTCGCCGCATACTGGGTTCTCCTTTTGATTCATTAAGCTCCTTTTGATTCCAACTCTCCACATCTTCATTTTCTATGGGTGGGAGGGTTGAGTTCTCCTTTTAATTCATCCCCAAATCTTCATGGGATACAAATCTCGTACTTTTAGCATCGAGATCGCATTAATACGGTAGATCTGGACCATAAACACACATTTCATTGAATAAGAAACATGCAAACTTAGTAGATTAAATAAAAAGATGTTCATATATCAAAAGGGTTACTCCTTAAATCCTAGAATCAAGAGAACTAATCCATCACAAGGAAATTATAAACCAAAGACACTAAAAGAAGCATTCATATAATCAAAAACAGAGAATAGAGATAAGAAAAGCTTAGGGAGAAGATTCTCGGTGTCTTTGAAGTGGTTCCTTGCGTCAGAGGTGGACGAGTCATTAGAGTGGATGAAGGTGattgctctagggtttcccctagAAGGATAAACCCTCCCCCAAGGAGAAGGATGCAGTCTTCTGGTCTAAGATCCCCTAAACAAGAGTTTGCTTcatccttttatacctcctcctaAGCTGTGCAGATCTGCATGTTTACATAACACTACCAAAATGGGTTTTTCGACCCTCAGATTCGGTTTGCTCGGGTTAGTCTCTGAATCAAAattgtagatcttgaaattatttACATTTCCGTAGGTGGTTCAACCCGTAACTCACCGAGATAAAAGTTATAATCATTTTACTTTTTATCCACAGTGTAGACCGAACCGAAAACGATCGTGCCCAGCAACACGAGCACCCATGTTTAGCTTTGGAATGGCTATTTTGGACACGCTTGTGCCCAGTAACATGAGTGGTCGTGGTGAGCTCTgttgggagggggggggggtgttttGGCGTTGTTTTGCTCTCAATTTCTTCCATACAAAGGCCCGAACATGTTCCTtgatttaaactttattttaatagTCTTTTGAATCCTTTTTTCTTCCCAAACACTTTGTATGTTGGCTCGATGATAAGACTCGATGATGAGGCATGGCTGACCCGTGTTGAGTCTTTTTCCGCTCCATTCTTCCTCTTTCTTGGCCGTAAGAGCACGCCTGTGTCATAGGACATGACTAGAGCATGATCCTTGCTTCAGCTCCACTTTCAATGCTCCATTTTAGCTCTAGATTCACGTCCTAAAAAGAGCAATTCTCCAAACTACAAGTAACAAAATGAAGCACACATAGATGAAACCATGAAATATATGTATATAAAATGGGACAAGATGTGCGTCAAATTAAGATAAAAATCCTATATGAAATACGCTTATCAAAATTCCTCAGGCTTAAacctttgtttgtcctcaagcaaatATTAATATCAAGAATCCATGTGAATTCATATCTCCCAAAATTCAATAAGTTTGTCTGATCCTATCAAGTAGCATCATTTTTAAGTGAAAGTATTCAATTAGTTTCACCAAGCTTAACGAGCTAGTTTAAGTGCACAGTGTATAGTTTGTTCATAAAATATCAAGTTCCTCCTCAAGTCAAGTCGTCATTCTATTTTGTTCCCAAGGTTTCCAGCGTTGGACACTTACCTTCCATATGCGACATTCGTCCCCTCTTCCCAACACGAAGTTTCAAAAGTATGCTCGGTATTGAGAAAAATAGATAAATATTTCCCCactaacctaactcggtcttaaaAGCACATATCATCCATTCCACCCAAGGAAAATATTTTCATTTcacttaaatattttattatatctcaaatattttattttcttttctccacTTTTCCTCTCACTTGGAATTTTGATTTTCCAAATGGGCTATCACAAATCGAACATGATCCAATAACTAAAATATTGAAAAAGGATCACTTATGGTCACCATGGTACTAGTCTAGCAAAATAAATCATGACTATGTTGTACTAAATTAATATTTCAGAAACAAATCAAAAGTGAAGTGTAATGGTTAAACTATCAAGTAGATATATGGTGAAAcaaaaatcaactcaaaattgctTCTATAAAATTTTACTGTTAGATAGGAAAACATGAATCACCAAAAATGAGAGAATGGATCCACATGATAGCACTAATACTCAACACCCCAAAATATTGCTTAATGGACAAAGCATGCATAAGTGCTTCTATTCGAATCCAAAACATCAACAAGAACTAAACATGATATGATACAAGctagaaggaagttttattatgCAAAGAGAAATATAATAAAACTAACTAACAACCCAAGGTATGTACATTTCCCCAGATTTTAACTTTTCAATATCTTCAATAATTGTAAAATGTATTATAGAGGGAAGTTTAGAGAGGTTATCAAGTGATGCGTGCCAAAAGTATAAATCACTCCATTGTCGATCCTTGGAATTTCTAAAGGGTCCATTCAATGGCATTTTTTTAGTATGAAACCGAGTGAATACATTTTGAATTTTGTACCACATCGTAGGTCTTCAAAAGAGCTTTGATTTGAATAGTTGTACTCCCCATACTTCATCTTTGATCAAAAGTTATCGCCGTTTGAAAATGAGTCTGAGGAACTATTTTTCCAAACGCCCAACATGACCCGTACCAATGGGCACAGGTGCCCGTGTTGGGCTCGACGACTGCGGCAAGGAGTTGGTCACGAgtcgtcactacaagaaaaatgacATTCAACAACACACAAACGACAACgattttataccaaaccgttgtctttttgccttttaacaacggttttaacaaaaactgttgtcttttagtaatttttttggcctatgacaacggtttttaaaaactgttgtctatttatgtttttttggggatacgacaacggtttttaaagggtacgacaacagttttttaaaatttttgtctaTGTGtgcttttttgggattacgacaacggtttttaaaaatcgttgtctattaaatgttgttgaatgcgattgttttttctttcgccactttttctccttcgtcattttTCTGTCAGTGTTGTTTACGCCTtgtttttttctgtctctttcccaaaaccctactcttcgccgcctcctcctcaccgccctcttcgccgcctccctcctcaccaccctcttcacagccttcttcgccgcctccctcctcaccgccctcttcaccgcctccctcctcaccaccctcttcgctgcctccttcctcgttgccctcttcgtcgcctcaactttcggcctcgccacctcctcctcgcggccTCTACTTTCAGCCATCTTCACTGCCTCCTCCTCGTCGCCTCGACTTTCAGCGATCTTTGTTGCCTCCTTCTCACCAGCGCCTCCTCCTCGCCACCTCGACTTTCATCCATCTTCGCTGCCTGCTCACTAGTGCCTCCTCACTTCTGCTGCTGGAATCATCGACACAAAATGACATGATGGATAAAGGTACGACAAActatttcctttatctgcaacaaCGACATAGACAAAAGTGTTGTTTTTGTTGCTCAAGCAAGGAACAAGCTGATACAAACTCTGGGCCTCGATTCTTCTCCTACAACTCATGAAACTTGCCCACCAACTATTTTGGTAATGGTCGAAGCCAGAGCTTGAAAGATCGGAGGGTGACAAAGATTGGGAAGGGAGGCCACAGCTTCCGCTCGCAAACTTCGGATCCACCAAGCGGATCGTGCCGCTTTTGTAAGATAGCTGAGTGATCAAGTAGTGTGTGGAGCCGATGGAGATGGTGGCTTTGTCGCTATCACAGGTGAGCTCGTACATCCGATCCCCGCACTGAGGCGGATCAGTTGTTCGACGAAATGAGTGGCTGATGTCGTGGAACAGACCGCAAGAGAAGGGAGCACAAGCTTCTTGGCTccactgctgctgctgctgccccGTAGCTGTAACAGCAGCCTGGGACAGGAGGAGGAAGAGTAGCGGCAGAAGCATAAGTATGGCCTCCTCCACGCTTCCTATCTCCCAATCCCAAGCTTTCTGTGCTTGAGCACGCCTCATCCTTGCCTCCCTTTCTGGTCCGGTTCGTTTCGCCCTCCCTCACCATCACCGGAGAGAGGCCTCCTACCGGAAGCCCCTGTGCACCATGGTCATCACGGCGACCACTGCAGAGATGCCGAAGAAGCGGCAGGCCTCCCGGGATCGCTCGTTCGTTGACGAGATGAGGACCGTTGCTATGAAGCTGCACACCAAGGAATAGCACGGTGCATTGCATCTGTTGGCCTTTATGTTCCAGGGGGTACTGCAGTCTTACCCTCAACTGCTTTGATGTTCTCGGTGGTATAGTATCCTTGTTTACAATATCCAATATTGTAGTCATAGTGAATTTTGACACATTTAGGCAAAAGGATCTGGTTTAACTTTCAATTTATTTATGTATGCACCAGCCTCCACAGATTGCCGGGTGCAAAACCATTGTTCTAGCAACTCCGCCTGGTCGTGATGGCAGTATTTGCAAGGTAGCCTTAAAAAATAATCTATCATCACTATCCCTACACTGGTTTTCCATGTTAAGACATAGGTTAACATGATTATGTGACAACAGGAAGTGTTATATTGTGCAAAGAAAGCTGGCGTCACCCACATTCTAAAAGCTGGGGGAGCTCAGGTTCGTCAATTTCTAAcccttttcattctttttttcttCATCAAGTCTTTTCTCACAATGGTATCTATGCATTCTATCTTAGGCGATCTTAGCGATGGCTTggggtgttagaatgtatactaaaagcctagcttttggtataaacatttatctagaaataagaatcacattggtcaaatgtctacatttatgataaatgtagttgttcaattaatttatattgtagataacatggtgtgtggtgtcacacacagaggatcatgttatcagtaccttataaattataaacagtaactcacgaccataatggaaaggaacaaaccattggaaggtcgtagtgtaattaggtattagtttatcttaactatataattacactagtacacttagagtgtattgagtaggaccattagaggtcgtttcttttatactgactttataaagaaacaaagacctcagttattatggaagtgtgtgctcttaatcctaatataataacaagcacatatatttgatatttatttctttaatttatcaatgggtgagatttagttcgatgaatcaataagcccgataagttgggaaatgatatcacttatagtgtgtattgttgattatagaaggaaactgtgtcctagtgatctaggttgagaatgtcctcaagaggagctcataaggattgccatgttaaaccctcggtggacttagtccgacatgacgataaggttgagtggtactactcttggactaagatattaattaaatgagttgtcaagaactcgcttaattagtggacatttgacatcttaaacacagggagactaacacactcataataagaaggagcccaaaatgtaatttgggattggtgcggtagttcaataatagttctttagtggaataaattattattgatggaattaagttgtgtgttcggggcgaacacgggaagcttaatttcatcgggagaccaaaaccaattcctcctctcggtccctatcgtagcctcttgtatatagagatttatacccaccacatacccaccttcttacccaaccaataggggtcggccaagctaagcttgaagctcaagcctaaaggttggccttaaggtggccggccaatagcttggagcccaagtttgggtggccggccacatcatattaaaaaggattttttattaaaattatttcttatgtggatattatagttttaaaagagagtttaaaaattaaatctttccttttaaagctttctacaaaagattaagaaaatatttgaaatctttccttatttgtaaattgaaaggagattttatttttaagaaaaactttcctttttgaccatgataataatttaaaagagaagtttaaaaattaaatattctcttttattagtttctacaaaagattaagaaaatatttgatatctttccttatttgtagattgaaaagagattttaatttttagagataactttccttttggaaattatccacatgtttagaagaagaattttaatttataaaatttcctttttattaaccaatcatgaaggataaaattattggagaaatttttataaatttctagaaacaaattaggaagttttaattcttgtgtgaattaaattttccttgttttgggaattagaagtggtcgaccattattattaaaagaagaaaattgtttttaattaaaataatttttctttttatgacaaaagaattaaggaatttttattaaaatttccttatttgtcaagaccaaggattataaaagaggggtagaggtgccttcatgggtgatcaactctattattcttctcctctctttttctccttgggccctagcttcttcctcttctcttcttcttatggccggcgacaacctctcttggagctcttgatggtggcggttctagctaggagaagaaggagagaaaggtggttttgtttcttgcatcccttggagcttggtggtggtggacctctacttctcttggagaattgtggtggccgaaacttgcaaggaagaagaaggtgcttggtggttctcatctcggaagatcgttgcccacacaacgtccgaggttagaagaggaatacggtagaagatcaagaggtctttttagaaggtataactagtaatttttcctttccgcatcatgctagttatttatggaaataataccaaatacaagaggcttacgattctagtattttgaatatgtttttcgaagttgtgttcttttgtttttcttttccttgtgatttgattgttctttttggttgacctaaagttattttaggaaattaaatattagctttccataaaaggttttgtctagtcggtggtggttgttgccatatccaagaaggccatgtgcctcgccacgtcagtactgggaaccaattatggaaattaatatttaatggaattaataacttaggtgatttggatcaaacgtgttaagttccgcaggagatccgagtctaaaccttaaagaacaaatatattaagttttggatcaaacgtgttaagtttcgcaggcgatccaaaatttaatttaaaagaacacatggtagctaggaaaaggttcagacctttgtacaaaatttttgtacagtggaacctctaggttttccgagtagcaaccaacaattggtatcagagctagggttttgcctctgtgtatttggtattagtttaattatgcacatgtcatacataatttaggcagaataatagtaggatgtgctaactttgtggatgcaggatccaactattatggcttttagttattatgtgtgtgattggacccttggacatgtcaagggcatttatctgtgtgtgcatgattgtattaaaat
It contains:
- the LOC122027585 gene encoding TIMELESS-interacting protein-like, producing the protein MEKKSSGGGTKAAPTGCFKCGGTGHWSRDCPSSSSNHDGPSPNLVATQPLSKASAVTKSSMKKAPRTRPKLTPQILLSEDGLGYVLRHFPRAFKYRGRGHEAADLGNLIGLYAQWHSQLIPYYSFDQFVRKVEQVGATKRVTKCISELKDRVANGGDPSKLHESPIEEVAPEIEQDDPTAEEPVADAVDPPFDSNEADHMQEDEIFNEIYHKATEEPHHPLAILVATRTHESTPEEHVSGIGAAVPSKVQISEEQRARMEANRLKALERAAARARSESQIDGSHGEQ
- the LOC122026800 gene encoding putative RING-H2 finger protein ATL21A; amino-acid sequence: MRRAQAQKAWDWEIGSVEEAILMLLPLLFLLLSQAAVTATGQQQQQWSQEACAPFSCGLFHDISHSFRRTTDPPQCGDRMYELTCDSDKATISIGSTHYLITQLSYKSGTIRLVDPKFASGSCGLPSQSLSPSDLSSSGFDHYQNSWWASFMSCRRRIEAQSLYQLVPCLSNKNNTFVYVVVADKGNSLSYLYPSCHFVSMIPAAEVRRH